From the genome of Abyssicoccus albus, one region includes:
- a CDS encoding HAD-IIB family hydrolase yields the protein MIFVFDVDGTICFDGQTIEDPIKEAIFKLKQENDVVFASARPIRDLLPVVNEFNGCTLIGGNGSIVSKNDEIEVMDYISDHDYSFIKKLIKDYSLNYIIDGSFDYSAKIPKDNMIAKQLDPANLAHNIGMDEIRKPIKIILIGIAEEYYEKISNLIKASGDGLSINYHDDERNIDITSTGINKYTTFKRLFGETDYTAYGNDINDYELLKYAQQAHYVSDSIKDIELDDEVVIMKGVESVSESILEYV from the coding sequence ATGATATTTGTATTTGATGTAGATGGCACGATTTGTTTTGATGGTCAGACGATAGAAGATCCTATAAAAGAAGCAATCTTTAAATTAAAACAAGAAAATGATGTTGTTTTTGCTTCTGCAAGACCGATTAGAGATTTACTACCAGTTGTTAATGAATTTAATGGCTGTACACTGATTGGTGGTAATGGATCAATCGTTTCGAAAAATGATGAGATTGAAGTGATGGACTATATATCTGATCATGATTATTCATTTATAAAGAAGCTGATAAAAGATTACTCATTAAATTATATTATTGATGGGTCATTTGATTACTCAGCGAAAATCCCTAAAGATAATATGATTGCAAAACAATTAGACCCTGCTAATTTAGCTCATAATATTGGGATGGATGAAATTCGAAAGCCGATTAAAATTATTTTAATTGGTATAGCTGAAGAGTATTATGAAAAAATATCAAATTTAATAAAAGCAAGCGGTGATGGGTTAAGTATTAATTATCACGATGATGAGCGGAATATAGATATTACATCGACAGGTATTAATAAATATACGACATTTAAAAGGTTATTTGGAGAAACTGATTATACTGCATATGGTAATGATATCAATGACTATGAATTGCTTAAATATGCACAACAAGCACATTATGTTAGTGATTCGATCAAAGATATTGAGTTAGATGATGAGGTAGTGATTATGAAGGGTGTGGAGAGTGTTAGTGAATCAATTTTAGAGTATGTATAA
- a CDS encoding class I SAM-dependent methyltransferase — translation MVQNIYDNEAFYSKYTALRNNELSYNEILEMPIMQELLPDINNKSVLDAGCGMGKFIQYLLSKNPKTITGIDISNNMIEYAKQHVDDDRVTFEVGDILTYQTNEPFKCIVSSLAFHYVEDYVELIKKLNELLVEDGILLFSTEHPIQTATKSKNPWIHDQSPYQHYKMDHYFEESARETEWLGESVIRYHRTIGTMINTLIENGFVIEKVVDHGNTELSMEMWDEETRLKVNQKPPFITIRARKGRI, via the coding sequence ATGGTACAGAATATATACGATAATGAAGCATTTTATTCAAAGTATACAGCATTAAGAAATAACGAGTTAAGTTATAATGAGATATTAGAAATGCCTATAATGCAGGAGTTGTTACCTGATATTAATAATAAATCTGTGTTAGATGCAGGGTGTGGTATGGGGAAATTTATTCAATACCTATTATCAAAAAATCCTAAAACTATTACAGGGATTGATATATCTAATAATATGATAGAATATGCTAAACAACATGTGGATGATGATAGGGTTACATTTGAAGTGGGTGATATCTTAACGTACCAAACGAATGAACCTTTTAAATGTATTGTATCGAGTTTGGCGTTTCATTATGTTGAAGATTATGTTGAACTGATAAAAAAGCTAAATGAGTTACTTGTTGAAGATGGAATATTGTTATTCTCAACAGAACATCCTATCCAAACGGCTACGAAGTCAAAAAATCCTTGGATTCATGACCAATCACCATATCAACATTACAAAATGGATCATTATTTTGAAGAATCGGCTCGTGAAACGGAATGGTTAGGTGAGAGTGTGATCCGATATCATCGAACAATCGGAACAATGATTAATACTTTAATTGAAAATGGATTTGTAATAGAGAAAGTTGTTGATCACGGGAATACAGAACTATCTATGGAAATGTGGGATGAGGAAACAAGATTAAAAGTTAATCAGAAACCTCCTTTTATTACGATCAGGGCGAGAAAAGGTAGAATATAA
- a CDS encoding N-6 DNA methylase, which translates to MKINQSADKLRGGYYTPPEITKFIYNYIKEDSMENFTVLEPSIGDGAFINDFKEGELAFNMVGIELIKEEANKARQLILEDDRFNVINIDFYEYYKKNKEKKYNYVVGNPPYIRYQYLSQEQRDYQSEILTNNGMKPNKLINAWVAFTVASIEMLEEDGVMLFVLPTDLLQVNYAKELRKLFNDRLSELTIINFEKTVFNNIQQDVLLIVGKKKIKKEEQKHKLKIVNLTDISKLKMLNIREKPFVLDELKNYYYETDKWSSVFIDNNHKTFYLNLRKDNLVSYFNDYIKGEVGITTGNNKVFAINDTILKKYELEEYAIPLLGRSVEVKGITYDSIDFEENKKANKNVWLLDFNNKELKGKAINYIEEMVKAKEHIGYKLSLRDRWYEVPSIWNPDAFLLRRIGEGPKIILNDLDATSTDTFHRLKIKKGVNSKLVIFALYSSLALMTFELEGRIFGGGALEILPGDLKNIFLPKIDFYSFNKYETTLFDELDNKLRSNESLESIVLWVNQNLIKHFNVDEDILHISNDIWKSLKDKRTKK; encoded by the coding sequence ATGAAAATAAATCAATCTGCTGATAAATTACGTGGTGGTTATTATACTCCTCCAGAAATAACAAAATTTATATACAATTATATTAAAGAGGATAGTATGGAAAACTTTACTGTCTTAGAGCCAAGTATAGGTGATGGTGCCTTTATAAATGATTTTAAAGAGGGCGAATTAGCATTTAATATGGTTGGGATAGAATTAATAAAAGAAGAAGCTAATAAAGCTAGACAGTTAATTTTAGAAGATGATAGATTTAACGTCATAAACATAGACTTTTACGAGTACTATAAAAAGAATAAAGAGAAAAAATATAATTATGTAGTAGGAAATCCACCATATATACGCTATCAATATCTTTCTCAGGAACAAAGAGATTATCAAAGTGAAATATTAACTAATAATGGTATGAAACCAAATAAACTTATTAATGCATGGGTTGCTTTTACTGTTGCTTCCATAGAAATGTTAGAAGAAGATGGAGTTATGCTATTTGTATTACCAACAGATTTATTACAAGTTAATTATGCAAAGGAATTGCGGAAATTATTTAACGATAGATTATCTGAATTAACAATAATAAACTTTGAGAAAACTGTTTTCAATAATATTCAACAAGATGTGCTTTTAATCGTAGGAAAGAAAAAGATTAAGAAGGAGGAACAAAAACATAAATTAAAAATCGTTAATTTAACAGATATATCTAAATTAAAAATGCTTAATATACGTGAGAAACCATTTGTATTAGATGAGCTAAAAAATTATTACTATGAAACAGATAAATGGTCATCTGTTTTTATTGATAATAACCACAAAACTTTTTATCTGAATCTCAGAAAAGATAATTTAGTATCTTATTTTAATGATTACATCAAAGGTGAAGTTGGGATAACGACAGGTAATAATAAGGTTTTTGCTATTAATGATACAATATTGAAAAAATATGAATTAGAAGAGTACGCAATACCTTTATTAGGAAGAAGTGTAGAAGTAAAGGGTATCACCTATGACTCGATAGACTTTGAAGAGAATAAAAAAGCAAACAAAAATGTATGGCTTTTAGACTTTAATAATAAAGAATTAAAAGGGAAGGCAATTAATTATATTGAAGAAATGGTAAAGGCCAAGGAACATATAGGGTATAAATTAAGTTTAAGGGATAGATGGTATGAGGTCCCATCTATATGGAATCCTGATGCATTTCTATTAAGAAGAATAGGTGAAGGCCCAAAAATTATTCTAAATGATTTAGATGCGACAAGTACTGATACGTTTCATCGTTTAAAAATAAAAAAAGGTGTCAATTCAAAGTTAGTTATTTTTGCATTGTATTCTAGCTTAGCATTAATGACATTTGAATTAGAAGGGCGTATTTTTGGCGGTGGTGCATTAGAAATCCTTCCAGGAGATTTAAAAAATATATTTCTTCCAAAAATAGACTTTTACTCATTTAATAAATATGAAACAACCTTGTTCGATGAGCTAGACAATAAGTTACGTTCAAATGAAAGTTTGGAGTCAATAGTTTTATGGGTAAATCAAAACTTAATAAAACACTTTAATGTTGATGAGGATATTTTGCATATTAGCAATGATATATGGAAGTCACTAAAAGATAAACGAACCAAGAAATAA
- a CDS encoding bifunctional folylpolyglutamate synthase/dihydrofolate synthase — protein MNYLDSLYWILEREKHGIKPGIKRMQWMLDAMDNPQDNIKGIHVVGTNGKGSTVTFLRLALVHNGYEVGTFTSPHIDTFNERISINGEPISDDDIAFIATKVREVVEQLETQTTLGAPTEFEVITMMMFYYFGAVRTVDFVVVEAGLGALNDSTNVFKPILSILTSISLDHTNILGETMLDIAKDKGAVVKLGVPFVYHVDDLELEGYMNNVVEKNHTKGIKLNRDFVVVHNEKEFNFRWNEYEFNDIELEMKGTHQHNNASLAIASLVELHKRGVATIDFNKMIDGIEEAKWQGRIETIREEPLTIVDGAHNTESIQALIDTMEMYYPDREITILFSAIDGKPIRTMIEQLEPIAKEFFVTTFDYPKALPADSLYEEVDHDYKGIVKDYQEFIEHFEGDLLLVTGSLYFVSQVKEGMK, from the coding sequence ATGAATTACTTAGATAGTCTATATTGGATTTTAGAACGTGAGAAACACGGCATCAAACCAGGCATTAAACGAATGCAGTGGATGCTCGATGCGATGGACAATCCACAAGATAATATTAAAGGAATACACGTTGTAGGGACGAATGGAAAAGGTTCAACGGTCACATTTTTGCGATTAGCACTCGTCCATAACGGGTATGAAGTCGGAACGTTCACGAGTCCACACATCGATACGTTCAATGAACGAATCAGTATCAATGGTGAACCGATTAGCGATGATGACATCGCATTCATCGCGACAAAAGTTCGTGAAGTCGTTGAACAATTAGAAACTCAAACGACACTCGGCGCACCAACTGAGTTTGAAGTCATCACGATGATGATGTTCTATTACTTCGGAGCCGTCCGCACAGTCGATTTCGTCGTTGTTGAAGCAGGACTCGGTGCATTGAATGATTCTACGAATGTATTCAAACCAATCCTCAGTATTTTGACGAGTATTAGTTTAGATCATACGAATATTCTCGGCGAGACAATGCTTGATATTGCGAAAGATAAAGGAGCCGTCGTCAAACTCGGTGTCCCATTTGTCTATCACGTTGATGATTTAGAGCTTGAAGGTTATATGAATAATGTCGTTGAGAAAAATCATACGAAAGGGATTAAGTTGAATCGTGATTTCGTCGTCGTGCACAATGAGAAAGAATTTAACTTTAGATGGAATGAATATGAATTCAATGACATCGAGCTTGAGATGAAAGGAACGCATCAACACAATAACGCATCACTCGCCATCGCAAGTTTAGTTGAATTGCACAAACGCGGAGTCGCGACGATTGATTTCAACAAAATGATTGATGGGATTGAAGAGGCGAAATGGCAAGGGCGAATTGAGACGATTCGTGAAGAGCCGTTAACGATCGTAGACGGTGCACATAATACAGAATCGATTCAAGCATTAATTGATACGATGGAGATGTACTACCCAGATCGAGAGATTACCATCTTGTTCAGCGCCATTGACGGTAAACCGATACGAACGATGATTGAGCAACTTGAGCCCATTGCGAAAGAATTCTTTGTCACAACGTTTGACTATCCAAAGGCATTACCAGCGGATTCGTTGTATGAAGAAGTTGACCATGATTATAAGGGAATTGTGAAAGACTATCAAGAATTTATAGAACACTTTGAAGGAGACCTTCTATTGGTGACAGGCAGTTTGTATTTTGTGAGCCAGGTGAAGGAAGGGATGAAGTAA
- a CDS encoding ABC transporter ATP-binding protein codes for MKHFRRLMHYMTQYKTYFIVGIILLIFAVITELTGPLVAMHIIDEHIKNSDGSIQLDAVFKLLLLYLTIMVVFAVLSYFQMIFIQLAGSNAIKSMRIDLFKHVQKLPIQYFDNLPAGKVVARITNDTQTILELFTIVIPAFISGAFTVTGITVAIFFLSPKAGVMVLIIVPMVVIWMYLYRKITNQYNHEVREKNSEMNAMLNESINGMTIIQAFNQEQKIQQEYDAMNASYLKNYTKIIRMDSMSGHTLMDSVRSIIFAILIYIFGINFLSETNAFTVGMMYVLVDYVTRLFNPLFDIINQFQVMQQAAVSSERVFEMMDSEEEVERPHKSLALSGYVHIKDVSFSYKPDEYVLRDINIEAMPGETVALVGHTGSGKSSIMNLLFRFYDVTDGEIYYDDYESRDVSKQSIRQHMAIVLQDPYLYSGTILSNITLDDPTISEQDALQAIYEVGGRQFIEQLTDGIHTEVTERGATFSSGERQLISFARALAFNPKILILDEATSHVDSETEQMIQQAMSVLSKGRTTFMIAHRLSTIQHADEIIVLNKGQIVERGKHQELMNLDGYYKEMYELQGQRNE; via the coding sequence ATGAAACATTTTCGCCGGTTAATGCATTATATGACACAGTATAAGACGTATTTTATCGTCGGAATTATCTTATTAATTTTCGCCGTGATTACAGAGTTGACTGGACCACTCGTTGCAATGCATATCATTGATGAACATATTAAGAACAGTGATGGATCCATACAATTGGATGCAGTGTTTAAATTATTGCTTCTTTATTTAACGATTATGGTTGTCTTTGCAGTGCTCAGTTATTTCCAAATGATTTTTATTCAACTGGCAGGTTCTAATGCAATTAAAAGTATGCGAATCGATTTGTTTAAGCATGTTCAAAAGCTTCCGATACAGTATTTTGATAATTTACCTGCAGGAAAAGTCGTTGCGAGGATAACAAATGATACACAGACGATTTTAGAGCTATTTACCATCGTCATTCCAGCATTTATCTCCGGAGCATTTACGGTTACCGGGATTACGGTTGCAATCTTCTTCCTGTCACCGAAAGCAGGCGTCATGGTATTAATTATTGTGCCAATGGTTGTTATCTGGATGTATTTGTATCGTAAGATCACGAATCAATACAATCACGAAGTACGTGAGAAAAACAGTGAGATGAACGCCATGTTAAACGAATCGATTAATGGTATGACGATTATCCAAGCGTTCAACCAAGAACAAAAGATCCAACAAGAATACGATGCAATGAACGCATCTTACTTAAAAAATTATACGAAAATCATTCGCATGGATAGCATGAGTGGACATACGTTAATGGATAGTGTTCGCTCAATTATATTCGCAATATTGATTTATATTTTCGGAATTAACTTTTTGAGTGAGACGAATGCATTTACGGTCGGAATGATGTATGTATTAGTTGATTACGTCACACGGTTGTTCAACCCGCTATTCGACATTATTAACCAGTTTCAAGTGATGCAGCAAGCAGCGGTGTCGAGTGAACGTGTATTTGAAATGATGGATAGTGAAGAAGAAGTTGAACGTCCTCATAAATCATTAGCATTATCAGGTTATGTTCATATTAAAGATGTTTCATTTAGCTACAAACCTGATGAATATGTTTTACGTGACATTAATATTGAAGCGATGCCAGGAGAAACAGTTGCGCTTGTTGGTCATACTGGTTCTGGGAAAAGTTCAATTATGAATTTATTGTTTAGATTTTATGACGTGACAGACGGTGAAATTTATTATGACGATTATGAATCAAGAGATGTCAGTAAGCAGTCAATACGTCAACATATGGCGATCGTATTACAAGATCCATATCTATATAGTGGTACGATTTTATCAAATATTACATTAGATGACCCAACAATTTCGGAACAAGATGCACTTCAAGCAATATATGAAGTCGGTGGAAGACAATTTATCGAGCAGTTAACGGATGGTATTCATACCGAAGTGACAGAACGAGGTGCAACCTTTAGTAGTGGTGAGCGTCAATTGATTTCATTTGCAAGAGCACTTGCCTTTAACCCTAAGATTCTAATTTTGGATGAAGCCACGAGCCACGTTGATTCTGAGACTGAACAAATGATACAACAGGCGATGAGTGTCCTGAGTAAGGGACGTACGACATTTATGATTGCCCATCGATTGTCGACGATTCAACATGCTGATGAAATTATTGTCTTAAATAAAGGTCAAATCGTTGAACGTGGAAAACATCAGGAATTAATGAATCTTGATGGTTATTATAAAGAAATGTATGAGTTACAAGGTCAACGTAACGAATAA
- a CDS encoding ABC transporter ATP-binding protein, with product MLSIFKKLEWFFKQYWKRYLIAITMLLIVNVLEIIPPRLIGYTIDLIDASSLTNERLFQIIGLFALIIIITYVMSFGWRYNLFGGSQILESLLRRKLMAKFLKMSPSFYERNRTGDLMARATNDLRAIRMTAGFGVLTLVDSVTYLGIIVMAMAFTISWKLTLFALLPLPLLAYLGQILGKKIHAKYMISQKSFGDMNDSVLELIEGVRVTRAFVQEERVNDRFESMTNDVVNKFMAVEKLDAWFKPMTIIIMAISFIISLGYGAVLVNSGEMTIGEIVTFNVYLNMLIWPMFAIGMLFNVMQRGNASLDRVEETLNAEEVIDDPLEQLVPDDTNVEFNAVTFKYPSSDRNNLEDISIRLHRGETLGIVGKTGSGKTTLIKQILKEYPTGEGIIQIGGYQLDQLTKIELRNLIGYVPQEHILFSRTIKENILFGKEDATDEEIDEAIRLAHFTQDIENLPNGLETLVGEKGIAISGGQKQRISIARAMIKNPEILILDDSLSAVDAKTEHAIIRNIQTERQGKTTIISAHRLSAVRHADIIVVLEEGRIIQKGTHAELSQLKGWYYDQLQLQDLNGGEMS from the coding sequence ATGCTGTCGATTTTTAAGAAGTTAGAGTGGTTCTTTAAACAATATTGGAAGCGGTATTTAATCGCGATTACTATGTTGTTGATCGTAAATGTTTTAGAAATTATACCACCGAGATTGATTGGGTATACGATTGACTTGATCGATGCGAGTTCGTTAACGAATGAACGTTTGTTTCAGATTATCGGATTATTTGCTTTGATTATTATCATTACATATGTCATGAGCTTTGGATGGCGTTATAACTTATTCGGTGGTTCACAAATTTTAGAGAGTTTGTTAAGGCGGAAGTTGATGGCGAAGTTTCTGAAGATGAGTCCGTCGTTTTATGAACGTAATCGGACGGGGGATTTAATGGCGCGTGCGACGAACGATTTAAGAGCGATTCGCATGACGGCTGGGTTCGGTGTGTTAACACTTGTTGATTCAGTGACATACTTAGGTATTATCGTAATGGCGATGGCGTTTACGATTTCATGGAAATTAACGTTATTTGCGTTATTGCCATTGCCATTGCTTGCATATCTCGGACAAATTCTAGGTAAAAAAATTCACGCGAAATATATGATCAGTCAGAAATCATTTGGAGATATGAATGATTCGGTGCTTGAATTGATTGAAGGCGTTCGTGTGACTCGTGCATTCGTTCAAGAAGAGCGTGTCAATGATCGGTTTGAGTCGATGACAAATGACGTCGTCAATAAATTTATGGCGGTTGAAAAACTTGATGCATGGTTTAAACCGATGACGATAATTATTATGGCGATTAGCTTTATTATTTCGTTAGGGTACGGTGCGGTATTGGTGAACAGTGGTGAGATGACGATTGGAGAAATTGTTACGTTCAACGTTTATTTGAACATGTTAATTTGGCCGATGTTTGCGATTGGAATGTTATTCAATGTGATGCAACGTGGTAATGCGAGTTTGGATCGTGTTGAAGAGACATTGAACGCCGAAGAAGTCATTGATGATCCGTTAGAACAACTCGTACCTGATGATACGAATGTTGAGTTCAATGCTGTGACGTTCAAGTATCCATCCAGTGATCGAAATAACTTAGAAGATATATCGATTCGTTTACATCGTGGTGAAACTTTAGGAATTGTCGGGAAAACCGGTTCGGGTAAAACGACATTGATTAAGCAAATCTTAAAAGAGTATCCAACAGGTGAAGGAATTATTCAAATTGGTGGGTATCAATTGGATCAATTGACAAAAATTGAACTCCGCAATTTAATCGGTTACGTTCCACAAGAACATATCTTGTTTTCTAGAACGATTAAAGAGAATATTTTATTCGGTAAAGAGGATGCTACAGATGAAGAAATTGACGAAGCCATTCGACTAGCACACTTTACTCAAGATATCGAAAACTTACCAAATGGATTAGAGACATTAGTCGGTGAGAAAGGGATTGCAATTTCTGGAGGACAGAAACAGCGTATATCGATTGCACGTGCAATGATCAAAAACCCAGAAATTCTCATACTCGATGATTCATTATCTGCAGTCGATGCAAAGACAGAGCATGCGATTATTCGAAATATCCAGACAGAAAGACAAGGTAAAACAACGATTATTTCAGCGCATCGTCTCAGTGCGGTGCGTCATGCAGATATTATCGTTGTGTTAGAAGAAGGCCGTATTATTCAGAAAGGAACACACGCTGAGCTGAGTCAATTGAAAGGTTGGTATTATGATCAATTGCAACTTCAAGATTTAAACGGAGGTGAAATGTCATGA
- a CDS encoding Eco57I restriction-modification methylase domain-containing protein, with the protein MNKNKIKKLIDKFSDLSTEQIRNINEQTLRQEYLDIFLKELGWDVTNSDNLPYSERSVIIEEFVSEAERPDYSLRKYGQSKFFLEAKRPKIDILTHQNSILQAKKYAWNANHKIVVLSNFENLVIYQTFMMPDENEDNLNRKFRYKHYHYKDYVTKFDEIYKLLSRESVETGYFDEWTDKITPDSATKDNLDNVFLEKINNWRLLLANDLYESKEKQYENKEILNIAVQKLLNQIVFLRFAEDNQLEESQILYRLLNEEIKTKNFLKHLDRKYNAEIFNDKTIQFIKTSTLDDIVQELYYPQSSFDFSIIPLEILSKMYEMYLQTEIEVINGNVTLEPTKDIKIKSVVSTPEEIVKYMVKESLADKLKNKNLNEIFNMKILDIATGSGTFLIEAYNIIESYLIDYYSRTLKRPASPLIVPYQSKLRIIKEMLYGLDINILATQLTRFSLLLRVLRHESRQKHEPYPILPNLKSNILHGNSLVSLNDLDISELSVEKIKDIAPKYEELPESFDVILGNPPYLKTEHIKNATTKEEIQVYKNKYISYYRQYDKYFLFIEKALNYLMKSNMETTTTLIVPNKFINSNSGLKLREYIQKNKALKKIINFKYTQLFENVTIYVCILTLEIGKDAFQYMEVKELEDIHLKTPTIYETKLLTKEGWFLVDDINKRDLYEFAIRNFPKITDEIIVSNGIQTSKNAVYIIDESEIVSEDDTTICFKKNNREYEIEKGILNKYYKKTSNQSIGKSYQKLESKSYVIFPYDKGITYNIDFMQNQFPLAWKYLNDHKKELSSRKMSGGEPSHWYRFGRSQHLKELNQDKLIVGVMSKEPNFNIDRQNYLISSGGTAGYIAIMPKENSLYSIEYLQAWFSHSFTDMIFKVIGSNFEGEYYTHGTYLYDAIPLLPINFESSEEKRYYHLINRYVRDIEKINHLIEGEVVESNIVIFNKKKSVLINKINKIIDALLEKKVVESK; encoded by the coding sequence ATGAATAAAAATAAGATAAAAAAATTAATTGATAAATTTAGTGATTTATCAACAGAGCAGATAAGAAATATTAATGAACAAACTTTAAGACAAGAATATTTAGATATTTTTTTAAAAGAATTAGGCTGGGATGTAACTAACTCTGATAATTTGCCCTATTCTGAACGATCTGTTATTATTGAAGAATTTGTAAGTGAGGCTGAGCGACCGGATTATTCATTAAGAAAATACGGACAATCAAAATTTTTTCTTGAAGCAAAAAGACCTAAAATAGATATCTTGACCCACCAAAATTCAATATTACAGGCTAAAAAGTATGCCTGGAACGCTAATCATAAAATAGTAGTATTGAGTAATTTTGAAAATCTTGTAATTTACCAAACATTCATGATGCCGGATGAAAATGAAGATAATTTAAATCGCAAATTTCGATACAAACATTATCATTATAAAGATTATGTAACTAAGTTTGATGAAATCTATAAATTATTATCAAGGGAATCTGTCGAAACTGGATATTTTGATGAATGGACAGATAAAATAACTCCGGATTCAGCCACTAAAGATAATCTTGATAATGTTTTTTTGGAAAAAATAAATAATTGGCGATTATTATTAGCAAACGATTTATATGAATCTAAAGAAAAGCAATATGAAAATAAAGAAATTTTAAACATCGCTGTTCAAAAATTGTTGAATCAAATTGTATTTTTGAGATTTGCAGAGGATAATCAATTAGAAGAATCCCAAATTTTATATCGACTATTAAATGAAGAAATCAAGACAAAAAACTTTTTGAAACACTTGGATAGAAAATATAATGCTGAAATATTTAATGACAAGACAATACAATTCATAAAAACATCGACATTAGATGATATTGTACAAGAACTTTATTATCCACAAAGTTCTTTCGATTTTTCAATAATTCCATTAGAGATTTTAAGTAAAATGTATGAGATGTATTTACAGACAGAAATAGAAGTTATCAATGGAAACGTTACATTAGAACCTACAAAAGATATAAAAATTAAATCCGTAGTTTCAACACCTGAGGAGATTGTGAAATATATGGTTAAAGAATCTCTAGCGGATAAATTGAAAAATAAAAATTTAAATGAAATTTTTAATATGAAAATATTAGATATAGCTACGGGATCAGGAACATTTTTGATTGAAGCTTATAATATAATTGAAAGTTATTTGATAGATTATTATTCCAGGACATTAAAAAGGCCAGCATCGCCCTTGATTGTTCCTTATCAGAGTAAACTAAGAATTATTAAAGAAATGTTATACGGACTCGATATAAATATATTGGCTACACAATTAACTAGGTTCTCGTTACTATTAAGGGTTTTAAGGCATGAAAGTCGCCAAAAACATGAACCTTATCCAATATTACCTAATCTAAAGTCGAATATATTACACGGAAATTCTTTAGTATCTCTTAATGATTTAGATATTAGCGAATTAAGTGTTGAAAAAATTAAAGATATTGCACCTAAATATGAAGAATTACCTGAATCATTTGATGTTATTCTTGGTAACCCTCCTTATTTAAAGACGGAACACATAAAAAATGCAACTACTAAAGAAGAAATTCAGGTATATAAAAATAAATACATAAGCTATTATAGACAGTACGATAAATACTTTTTATTTATAGAAAAAGCTTTGAATTATTTAATGAAAAGTAATATGGAAACTACCACAACGTTAATTGTACCAAATAAGTTTATAAATTCTAATTCAGGATTGAAGCTCAGAGAATATATACAAAAAAATAAAGCACTTAAAAAAATAATTAATTTTAAATATACTCAGTTATTCGAAAATGTAACCATTTATGTATGTATATTAACATTAGAGATAGGTAAGGATGCATTTCAATATATGGAGGTAAAAGAGTTAGAAGACATACACTTGAAAACCCCGACTATCTATGAAACAAAACTATTAACAAAAGAAGGCTGGTTTTTAGTCGATGATATAAATAAAAGAGATTTGTATGAGTTTGCTATTAGAAATTTTCCTAAAATTACAGACGAAATAATAGTTAGTAATGGTATTCAAACGAGTAAGAATGCTGTGTATATTATAGATGAAAGTGAGATTGTTAGTGAAGATGACACAACCATTTGTTTTAAGAAAAATAATAGAGAGTACGAAATAGAAAAAGGCATACTAAACAAGTATTATAAAAAAACTTCTAATCAAAGCATTGGTAAGTCATATCAAAAACTAGAGTCAAAATCATATGTGATCTTTCCGTATGATAAAGGGATTACTTATAATATTGATTTTATGCAAAATCAATTTCCATTAGCTTGGAAATATTTAAATGATCACAAAAAGGAATTATCATCAAGAAAAATGAGCGGTGGAGAACCAAGCCATTGGTATCGATTCGGACGGAGTCAACACTTGAAAGAATTAAATCAGGATAAGTTAATTGTAGGTGTTATGTCAAAAGAGCCGAATTTTAATATTGATCGTCAAAATTATTTAATCTCATCAGGTGGAACTGCCGGATATATAGCTATCATGCCAAAGGAAAATTCGCTATATTCAATTGAATACTTACAGGCATGGTTTAGTCACTCTTTTACGGACATGATTTTTAAAGTTATTGGTAGCAATTTTGAAGGCGAATATTATACTCATGGTACTTATTTGTATGATGCAATACCTTTGCTACCTATTAATTTTGAAAGTAGTGAAGAAAAAAGATATTATCATTTAATTAACAGGTATGTTAGAGATATTGAAAAAATCAATCATTTGATTGAAGGTGAAGTAGTTGAAAGTAATATAGTTATTTTTAATAAAAAGAAAAGTGTATTAATAAATAAAATAAACAAAATTATTGATGCATTATTAGAAAAGAAAGTAGTTGAAAGTAAATAA